The window TTCCTCCATTTAAAAAATAAGCTTTTTGATTAATAAAACCTAATGTGTTACTAATTGTATAACTAGTTAAATTATTAGATTCGTTGTTTCTTATCGAATATCATTTGAATAAATTATCAATTTTTTCCTGATACCAAGTGTTTGTAAATTCTTTGAATCTTATTGCTGGAAACAGTGTTTCATCTGCAAACATTTTGTTTAGTAATGTATTTTTGATGTTTTCTATTTTACTTATTTTAGTTTTGATTAAATTATTATAATTATTTAATAAATTCAAAAAATTAGCTATTTTATTTTGTTCTGAAAGTTTAGTAATATTTAAACTTAAATTTTGTATTTTTTGTATGTAATCTCTATTATACCCATCACTTGTTAATTTGATTGAATTTAGAACTAAAAAAATAAAAAATAAATTATTGTTTGAATTGTTTAATTCCAGTATTTTTATTGCGCTAGATTTAACCATAAATCTAAAATCAACATATTTATTTAATAATGTAAAATCATCAAAAATAATACATTCTCTGTCAAAAAAATTTATTTCATTTGTATAACCTAAAATAAAAGAGTTATTCGCTGTTAATATAGGTATTTTACCTTTTTCTAGAGGTTCTTTTAGTTTTGTGATATATTTTTCTGGTCTTGTGTAATTTAATAAATTTCCTACCTTCTTCTGAACCCAAGCGTTAGTGAAAATTAGTAAAAAAAGCAGTTTATGCTGCTTTAATTAACTGTTTTGAATAATTTCTAGTCCAGGAAGAATTTTACCTTCGATATATTCTAAACTTGCTCCACCACCTGTACTAATAAATGAAAAATCATTTTCGAGTTTTAAAGATTTAATTGCTGAAACACTATCTCCACCTCCAACTACTGAAAAAGCTTGTTTATTTTGTGAAATAATTTTAGCTATTTCTTTAGTACCTTGTGCATAATTTGTAAATTCAGTTACACCTAAAGGTCCATTTCAAAAAATAGTTTTTGCTTCAAGTAAATATTGTTTAAATAAATTTACAGTTTCAGGTCCTATATCCATTCCCATATAATCATCTAAAATATTTGGATTGTCTTTAGTTGTATATGTTGGAATTGTATTATTAAATTCTTTTGATATTGCATTATCAAT is drawn from Mycoplasma miroungirhinis and contains these coding sequences:
- a CDS encoding restriction endonuclease subunit S, with translation MKQHKLLFLLIFTNAWVQKKVGNLLNYTRPEKYITKLKEPLEKGKIPILTANNSFILGYTNEINFFDRECIIFDDFTLLNKYVDFRFMVKSSAIKILELNNSNNNLFFIFLVLNSIKLTSDGYNRDYIQKIQNLSLNITKLSEQNKIANFLNLLNNYNNLIKTKISKIENIKNTLLNKMFADETLFPAIRFKEFTNTWYQEKIDNLFKWYSIRNNESNNLTSYTISNTLGFINQKAYFLNGGKSVNANKNTSKSILPNSFAFNPSRIDVCSLAYYNNVEKGLISNIYEVFHTTNVIDDKFINFYFKTLHFSKLKSSNTNTGIRNTFSLKNIKDEVFFITNLDEQIQNSKLLNNINFSVSLLKRKWK